One Halostella limicola genomic window carries:
- a CDS encoding GNAT family N-acetyltransferase, with protein MDVRDARPADAAAVNRVHLDAVAELGPEAYDEAQVAAWGSSDPSDYDLAGGDNRFVVAEIDGEVRGFGELAYEAGDYLDPAADAEVKAVYVHPAAVRRGVGSALLAELERDARESGFQTVGLWASRNAVPFYERNEYERVAERTHEFGGEVEGSVVEFRKDLTGD; from the coding sequence ATGGACGTTCGCGACGCGCGACCCGCGGACGCCGCGGCGGTGAACCGCGTCCACCTCGACGCCGTCGCCGAACTCGGACCCGAGGCGTACGACGAGGCGCAGGTCGCCGCGTGGGGGAGTTCGGACCCGTCCGACTACGACCTCGCCGGCGGCGACAACCGCTTCGTCGTCGCGGAGATCGACGGCGAGGTCCGCGGGTTCGGCGAACTGGCCTACGAGGCGGGCGACTACCTCGATCCGGCGGCCGACGCCGAGGTGAAGGCCGTGTACGTTCATCCCGCAGCGGTACGGCGAGGGGTCGGGTCCGCGCTCCTCGCGGAACTGGAGCGCGACGCGCGGGAGAGCGGCTTCCAGACGGTCGGTCTCTGGGCGTCGCGCAACGCCGTGCCGTTCTACGAGCGCAACGAGTACGAGCGGGTCGCGGAGCGAACCCACGAGTTCGGCGGCGAGGTCGAGGGGTCGGTCGTCGAGTTCCGGAAGGACCTGACCGGCGACTGA
- a CDS encoding protein-L-isoaspartate O-methyltransferase family protein, which produces MEPAVLRDDMVDSLEHEAKGVVRSDRLSVAMRAVPRHEFVTDERAAYADTSHERLGTRVLAPSTAARLLEALDAESGDSVLVVGAGVGYTAAVLAEIAGEANVHAVDITRRVVLDARENLADAGYEGVLVDCRDGADGLPEYAPFDRILLEAAAVQPPPALFDQLDDDGRLVMPVGAKQQTLTAFEDDEPTPLGSVAFSPLLVEGEQAGAIERNRTAREDREFAEREAQSRRGWEQDWIDWDG; this is translated from the coding sequence CCGGAGCGACCGCCTCAGCGTCGCGATGCGGGCGGTCCCCCGCCACGAGTTCGTCACCGACGAGCGCGCCGCCTACGCCGACACCTCCCACGAACGGCTCGGGACGCGCGTCCTCGCGCCGAGCACCGCGGCCCGTCTGCTCGAAGCCCTCGACGCCGAGTCCGGCGACTCCGTGCTCGTCGTCGGCGCGGGCGTCGGCTACACAGCGGCCGTCCTCGCCGAGATCGCCGGCGAAGCCAACGTCCACGCCGTCGACATCACCCGCCGGGTCGTGCTCGACGCCCGCGAGAACCTCGCCGACGCCGGTTACGAGGGCGTCCTGGTGGACTGCCGCGACGGGGCCGACGGCCTGCCGGAGTACGCGCCGTTCGACCGCATCCTGCTCGAAGCCGCCGCCGTCCAGCCGCCGCCCGCGCTGTTCGACCAGCTCGACGACGACGGCCGCCTGGTGATGCCCGTCGGCGCGAAACAGCAGACGCTGACCGCCTTCGAGGACGACGAGCCGACGCCGCTGGGGTCGGTCGCGTTCTCCCCGCTTCTGGTCGAGGGCGAGCAGGCCGGCGCCATCGAGCGCAACCGGACCGCCCGCGAGGACCGCGAGTTCGCCGAGCGCGAGGCGCAGTCCCGCCGCGGTTGGGAGCAGGACTGGATCGACTGGGACGGCTGA
- a CDS encoding DUF7382 domain-containing protein, producing MRTFDRFAADERAIEGLPIRLVIALVVGVASLSVMMNMLSGVGSLAVSELDAQPSPDVVTPGQQDVEVLVVDDDGDPVAEATVVVRGDTADLDGTKTATTGTDGRATVTVDPALGPNQDEGELEIDIKPPSGDEYVDRRANTAVLVVEE from the coding sequence ATGCGAACGTTCGACCGATTCGCGGCCGACGAGCGCGCCATCGAGGGACTGCCGATCCGACTGGTCATCGCGCTAGTCGTCGGCGTCGCCAGCCTGAGCGTGATGATGAACATGCTCTCCGGCGTCGGGAGCCTCGCGGTGAGCGAACTCGACGCGCAGCCGTCCCCCGACGTGGTCACGCCGGGTCAGCAGGACGTGGAGGTACTCGTCGTCGACGACGACGGCGACCCGGTCGCCGAGGCGACCGTCGTCGTCCGCGGCGACACGGCGGATCTCGACGGGACGAAGACGGCGACGACGGGGACGGACGGGCGGGCGACGGTGACTGTCGACCCCGCGCTCGGGCCGAATCAGGACGAGGGCGAACTGGAGATAGACATCAAACCGCCGAGCGGCGACGAGTACGTCGACCGGCGGGCGAACACGGCGGTGCTGGTGGTAGAAGAGTAG